Below is a window of Diaminobutyricibacter sp. McL0608 DNA.
TTCGACGCGATCGGTTCAGCGGAGAAGTCCCTCCATGCGTTTCCGGGCCCCCACCAGACTGTCCCGGCATACGAGGCAGAGGACTCCGCCCGCTTCCTCGCGCGTCATTTGGTGGCCAAGTGATCGCGCGGCCCTAGACTCGGGCGAACCGTCCACCGCACGACAGAAAGAGAGCGATGTCAGACTTGACCGCATCCGACATTGTTGACCCGTACGGGCACTCCTCGGGCAGCGCGCCGACCGCGCCTGTGCAGGACGCGCGCGCGCGCGAAAAGCTCGGTCGCCGGGCGATGATCATGGCGATCGCGGTCTTCGGGGTCTCGCTGGTGGTGTCGATCCTCATCGCGTTCTTCGGCACGACGATGTACACCTACGGCACGGCGACGTCTGCAGGGTTCCGGGTTGCGCCGAACCAGGTCGCTTTCGGGTTCCAGGCGCTGTTCGGCACTGTCTTCGGCACGTGGGCCGTCGTGCAGGGGATCGTCGCGGCCGCGAAGAACCGCGGGCGGTCGTTCGGAGTCGTCGCGATCGTCGTCGGCGCGTCCGCTCCGATCGTCAGCGTCATCGTGTGGCTGGTCCTCGGTGCCGCCTTCGGGCACCATGTCAGCTTGTAGGCCGGATCAGGGCGTACCGCTCACGAGCTCCATGGCTGCGTCGGCGAAGGTGTCGAACGGCCCGAAACCGAGCGGTGCTCCGGCGGTCGGAAGATCCTGAGGATAGGCGACGTAGCCGCCGTCCTCATTGATGATCTGGCCGACGCTCTCGGTGCCGTACGGGGTGTTGCGCACGATCGACCACGTCTCCGCCTCACTCACTTCGCAGAAGTAGTCGTTGCCGTCAAAGGTCGTCGTCCACTGCTCTTCGTTGCTCACGGGCCAACCATATTCGACACTCCGCAACCGGCGAAAGGTGGCCGCAGCTGCCGTGCCGTATTAGCGTGGGGCATGCGACGAGTCGCCCGAAGGCTCACCAGCATTGACAAGATGGCCGATTCCGGCCGCCGACAACACTGGTTTTGAAGGGCAATCCGATGCGTCCACTGCTGCGTACCGCTGTGACCGGGATGGCGGTGCTCGCCGTCGTCGCGGGTGTCGCGACCGGTGTGATGCAGCCTGCGAGCGCGTCCCCGGAGTCCACGCCGACACCGTCGGTCGCACCCACACCCACACTCGCGCCCGTCCCGGACGCGACACCCGCGCCCACGGCCACGCCCACTTCGCCCCCAGCACCCGCGCCGTCCCCGACCGCCTCTCCGAGCACCGCGCCGGCCGTGCCGCAGGCCGATCCCGTCACTGCCGATCCGTCGCTCGCGACGATGAACGCGGCGGGCAACCACAGCATGGGTTCCACCGTCGAGCAGTTCGAGGGCGCTCCGGCGCCGAAGGCGTCGGCCAGAATGGCCGCGCCGTTGGCGGCCACCGCAGCGGCGGGTACGCCGCCGGGCGTGCCCGGTCTCGATGTGAGCGGCTGGCAGGTTCTGAACTCCGCCAACTGGGCGACCATCCGGGCGAACGGCGCGCGCTTCGCCTACGTCAAAGCGACTGAGGCGACCGACTACACCAGCAGTCAGTTCTCCGAGCAGTACAACGATTCGTACGCCGCGGGTCTCGCCCACGGGGCCTATCATTTCGCGACGCCGAACACGTCGTCAGGCGCAGCCCAGGCGAACTGGTTCATGGCGCACGGTGGCGCCGGTACGAACGACGGACGCACGATGCCGCCCCTCCTCGACATCGAGTACAACCCGTACGGAGCCACCTGCTACGGATTGAGCCAGGCGGCGATGGTGTCGTGGATCCACGACTTCATCAACACGATCCACGCGAGGATCGGCCGGTGGGCGGCGATCTACTCGACCACGAACTGGTGGTCGGCCTGCACGGGCAACAGCAACCAGTTCGCGGCGAACCCGCTCTTCATCGCGCGCTACCCGAACAGCATCTCGGATGGCGCGGGCACCCTTCCGGCGAGCTGGAGCAGCTACACGCTCTGGCAGTATGCCGACTCCGGCGTGTTCCCCGGCGACCAGGATGTCTTCAACGGCAGTGGCGCAGGTCTGACGGCGTATGCGCTCGGCTCCAGTCTGGTGCGCACAGTGTCGAATGCCTCGGTCTACCTGATCTCAGGCTCGAACAAGTACCCGGTTCCGAGTGCCGGGGTCCTCACAGCTCTCTCGCCGATGGGAAAGGTCGCCTACGTTTCGCAGGCGTTCCTCGACACGCTGGCGACGCAGCAGGTCGTCACCCGCATCCTTCGTTCCCCCGGCGGCACGATCTACTTCGTCGACTCGGGCCTCAAGCTGCCTTTCAACTCGTGTGCGCAGGTCGCCGATTACGGTGGCAGCTGCGATACGAGCGGCTACGCGCAGGTTTCGGATGGGCAGATCGCTTCGTATGTGACAGGTGCGGCAGTCGGGCCGGTCATCAATACGATCTCCGCTGGCAGCTACTACATCAGCGGCGGTAAGCGGCACCAGATCCTCGACTCCGCATCGCTGACGGCGGCGGCCGTTCCTGCGTCGCCTGCCAACCGGCTCTCGAACGAATCCGTCGCCTACCTTCCGTTCGGTGCTCCGATCGCGCGGGACAGCGTGTACGTGGCGCAGACCGGCACGTCGGCGTACTACCTTCTCGCCGGAGGACTCAAGCACGCCGTCGACCCGGGAACCGTGGCTCTTGCCGGAAGCGCGGCACGTACGGCCGGCTCCCTCCAGGCGGGGAGCCTCGCCGTCATCCCGTCTTCGAGCGCGCCGTTCACCGGCGTGATGCAGGTGTCGGGAAATCCGACGATCTCCGTGCTCGGCACGGGAGGCGCGTACACCTGGGCGCAGGGGGTCGGGGGAGCGGCTTTCGGTCCTGTCACGGTGTCGCAGGCGTTTCTGAACTCGTATGCCGCCAAGGGCTCGATCGCGCCGGGTTCAGCTATCAAATCGGCCGCGGACGCGACGGTGTACCTGACGATGCCGACGCAGGTGCTTCCGGTCGGCGCGTGGGATTCGCTGATCGCGCTGTCGGGGGGAAAGACACCCACGATCGTGACGATTCCCCAGAAAGTGATCGCCTCCCTGAAATTCGGTCCTGTCGCCCTGACGGCCGGCGCTCTCGTGCGAACCCCTCAGGATGCGACCGTCTACCTCGTCAACGGGGTCACGAACAAGGTTGCCTTCAGCGATCTGGTCTATCCGAACCAGGCCGGGATCACGAAGCTCACGTTCACGACGCAGACCCGGTTGGATGCATACCCGACGGGGCCCGCCCGGCTCGTCTTCGGTATCACCTGCGGTTCGCAGTCCTATGTGAGCGCCGCAGGATCGGTCCACGCGATCGGTGCGTCCCTGTTGCCGCTCTACCCGATCACGTTCGTACCGCTCGATACGTTCACCTGCGCGCTCCTGCACAAGGGCACAGCGGCGACCTCCTTCATCCGGACCCCGAACGGTTCGATCTACTATCTCGATGCCGGAAAGAAGCGACCGATCACCAGCCTCGCCCGCTTCCAGCAGCTCTCGGGCGGCAAGGGCTACCTGAACGTGACCCAGAAGTTCGCGAACCTCATCCCCACCGGCGCGAAGGCCTGACGGGCTGCAGGCCGGCCCGGAGCGGGACGCTCAGGACGCCGGAACGATCGCCTGGACGGTCAGCAGGTGGATGTCCGGGTTGTTGCAGGCCTGGAGCGTCGTCATCGGGACGAAGGCCGAGCCGGTCGATCCGGGCGGGGCGATTCGGAAGCCATCCGGGGTCACAGCGGTGCAGCCTGCGAAGTTCTGGGCGATCGCGACGCGCAGCTGGGCGGTCACAGCCTGCCCGGGCTGCACGGTCTGGGTGGATGGTGTGGTCGTCGGGTCGTTGTCGGCAGGCGGGCCGATCTGGGTGCCGTTTCCCTGCCCGACGAACGCCACGGCGGGGTAGCCGTTGAGTGTGCACGCGGCGGTTCCCTTGTTGGTGAACACGATCGGCACGTAACGGCTGCCCGCGGCGCCCTGTGTCTCCCCGAGGGAGATCGTCAGGGTGGAGACCGTGCAGGCGCCAGCTCCGCTGGTCGACGTCGGCGTGGGCGTCGGTGACGGGGTAGGCGTGACGGATGGCGTAGGCGACGGGGTCGGACTGGGTGTCGGTGTCGGCGTGGCATTCGCTGTCGCCACCAGCCAGATGACGATGCCGATCAGTGCGGCGGCCGCCACACTGAGGATGACGATGGCGATCGTCTTTCCCCGCGTTCCGGGCTTCTTGTTTCCCGGCTCGCCACTGGTCGAATCGAGCTCGCTCATTATCCCGCCATTCGGTCGCCTGACGCGGGATGAGCCCACCCCGCTCACCTGTCAGTATGGTGCCCAATTCCGGCCCACCGCCAGAAGCGTGCCGAGGAGTCGCTCTTCCGGCAGCTCACTCCGCGAACCGGGTGAAGTCCTCGATCACGTCATCGATGACCCGCAGAGAGCGGCCGATTCCGGGAGAGTTCGTTCCCGCGTGCCCCGCTGCGACGATCAGCGCTTTCCAGAGCGTCCAGCCCCGCCCGCGCGCCCAGGTGTCGGAATCACGAGCGATCGACCTCCGGAACACCTCACGTGAGCCGCCGTCGAACATCGTCCAGGTGATCGCGAGGTCGCACGACGGATCGCCGACACCGCAGGTTCCGAAGTCGATGACGGCGCGGAGCACACCATCCCGGACCAGCAGATTGCCTGCGCTGACGTCGCCGTGGAACCAGACCGGCGGCGCCGTGAACGTCGCGTCCAGCGCAGCATCCCACACCCTCAGCGCAGCCCGGCCGTCCACGCGGTCGCCGAGAGCGGAGACCGCGCGCCGGGTTTCGTCGTCGTAGACCTCCAGCGGCCCACCACGGAAGAAGTTGTGCTCTCCTGGTTCCGGTCCGTCGGTCGGGTCGATATCGCTCAGCGCGAGGAGGAAGGCGGCCAGGTCTGCCGCGAATCGGATTCGATCGGAGATCGGCGCCCTGTCGGCGACCTGTCCGTCGATCCAGCCGTATACCGACCAGGGCCATGGAAAGGATGCGGATGCCCGTCCCAGCCCGATCGGCTCCGGAATCCGCAATGGAAGCAGTGGCGCGAGCGCCGGAAGCCAGCGATGCTCTTTCTCGACCTGGGGAATGTAGCCTGGGGCGCTCGGCAGGCGCACGCTCAGGCGGTCGCCGAGGCGGAAGGTGCGGTTGTCCCACCCGTCGAACTCGACAGGTCTTACCGCAAGACCCGCCCACTGCGGGAACTGGGCGGCGACGAGCTGTTCCACCAGGGCGGCGTCGATCGTTGGTGCCCGGTCAGCCACGGTATCAGCCGTCCCCGCCGCTGGAGTACCCGACCCGGACATCCTCGGCCAGCGCATCCAGCATGGCGACCTGCCCGGCGACGACCTTGTCCCGCGCGATCTCGAGCGGGAACCACCGGGCATCGTCGATCTCAGGGAACTCCTTCATCCGCCCCGACCGCGGCGGCCACTCGAGCGAGAAGGTATTGCTGACGATCGCATCGGCCGCGAAGTCGGTCTCGGCGGCGAAGGCGATGACGGTCTTGCCCGATGACTGCCGGAACTCGCCCAGCTTCTCGTAGCTCGCATCCGGCGCGGGCACACCGATCTCCTCGAGGAATTCGCGCCGGGCCGTGCGGAGCTCGTCGCCGTCGTCACCATCGTCGACGAGGCCTTTCGGAATCGACCAGGCGCGGTCGTCCTTTCCGGCCCAGTACGGTCCGCCCATGTGCGCGATCCACACCTCGAGGCCGTCATCGGCCGTCCGGCGGTAGAGCAGGATGCCCGCGCTCCTGACCGACGACGTCGGACTCATGCCGACCTCTTCTCGAGCATCTCCTGAAGCTGTTCGATCTGGGCGGACAGCTCCCTGATCTGCCCTCGCGTCGCGGTGCGGGCGTGGTCTTCGGTCAGGGCGACCCGTTCGACGATCCACGACGCGAGCGTCGCCGTGACGACACCGAGCATGGCGATGCCGCCCACCATGAGCCCGACCGCGATGAAGCGACCGGTCTCGGTGACGGGTGTGAAATCGCCGTAGCCGACCGTCGTGATGGTCACGAATGCCCACCACAGGGCGTCGCCGAACGTGGTGATCGTCGCCCCGGGCGCGTGACGCTCGCTGTCGAGCACGGCGAGGGCGGCCGTGAAGACGAGCAGGCTCGCCGCGCCCGCGACGTAGATGCTGACGCGGCCGCGGAAGGCCCTGCCCGCGGTCTTCTGGAGCACCGCGAGGATCGTCACCAGTCGTAGCAGGCGGAGCGGACGCAGCATCGGCAGAACGACGATGGCGAGATCGAACAGGTGAGTGTAGAACCATCGCCAGCGCTCGCGTGCGAGCGACAGGTTCACGAAGTAGTCGAGGAGGAAGACACCCCAGGTCGTCCAGATGATCACCTCGGCCGCCATGGCTTCGGGGCCCTGAAGATCTGCTATCACCTCCCACGCGTACGTTGCGAGGAAGATCGCGGCCACGATCGCGAGTGGCCACTCGGTCAATTGCTGCCAGCGTGCTTGGGTCATGGCGGAACTCTAGAACAACTCGCCCCACGAAGCGTTACGCGGCAGGTCGCCCGGGGAGCCGGGCGGGGCGCGGACGACTAACGTAGGAAGGGTGAATTCGGGCGACGCGTGGGTGGAAGGCCCGAACGGCGAGCGGTATTGGGGACGATTCGGCGCAGCCGGCCTCCTGGTGCTCGATCGTTACCGGGGCGTCCTCCTGCAGCATCGTGCCGAGTGGAGCCACCACGGGGGAACGTGGGGCCTTCCGGGTGGGGCGCGTCATGAGGGCGAGACGGCGGTCGAGGGCGCGCTGCGTGAGGCTGCCGAGGAGGCGGATGTGCCTCCTGGCGCACTGCAGCTGCTCTTCACGAGCGTTCTGGATCTCGGCTTCTGGTCGTACACGACGGTCGTCGTCGCTGCGACGGCCCCGTTCGAACCGCGCATCGTCGATGTGGAGAGCATCGAGTTGCGCTGGGTACCGGTCGGCGAGGTGAACGCGCTTCCCCTGCATCCCGGATTCGGCGCTGCCTGGCCCGAGCTCAGGGCGCGGATCGCCAGCCTGTCGGACTGACAGGCCGGACCCGCGACGCGTTCAGGAGGCGAGCGGTGTTCCGTAGGCGTTGCGCGGTGTCAGCAGGTGGCGTGGCACATCGATGAACCCCGGCACGCTGCCGAAGTAGCCGGCGTTGCCCGGGTAGCTCGCGTGTCCGGGGAAGCCCGGCGCGCCCGGGTAGCCGGGGTCGACGTGATGCGTCTGTGCTAGGCGCCAGAGCAGCCGGTTCTCGACCAGGGTTCCGAGATACGTGCCATCGCGGGTGGCGACGTCGTCATCCGACCACGCGAACCAGCCGATCCATTCCCCGTCAGGATTGAACAGGTAGCGGCCGTCGTATTCGGTGCGAAATGCCACGAAAGCGCCTTTGCTGTCGTACAGGTACACTGTCATCGTCGTCGCCTCCCGCGAGTGGTCAGAACTTGAATTGAATTATCCTCACTTTTGAGGATGGACGCAACGGGATGTCTGTGCCAGGCGTCACAATGGATCAGTGCACATCGTCCTGGCCCGCCTCGCTCCCGAGCGTGCGTTGGCCGTCGAACTCGATGACGGCGGCGTCGAACTCGGCTCACACGAGATCGGAGCCGACGGGCTCGGCGGATTCGTGAGAGAGGCGGAAACGCGTCGGCCGCGATGGGTGTGGAACGACACGCGGACATGGTACCCGGGGCTGCTCGCGCACGGCGTTCGCGTCGATCGGTGCGTAGACCTGGCGCTGAGCCACCGCATCCTGCGTCTGTCGACGCTGAGCGCACGCTCGGCGCTCGCGCTCGCGCCTCCTAGCGAATGGGATGCGCTCCCCGCCCTCGATGAGGCGGCAGCCGTGGCGACAGCGCTCTTCGACCTCGAGTCCGACCTGGCCGAGCCCGACCTCGTGCCCGACCGCTCATCCACGCTGACGGAGTTCCGCCTGCAACAGGATGCGGTCGCTGCGAGCCCTGAACCGGGGCGCCTTCGTCTGCTGCTGGCCGCCGAGTCCGCAGGAGCACTCATCGCCGCCGAGATGCAGTACGCAGGACTTCCATGGCGCAGCGATCGGCATGATGCGCTGCTGTCCGAGATGCTCGGTCCCCGTCCGATCCCGGGAGCGCGGCCGGCGAAGCTCGAGGCCCTCGCCGGTGAGGTGCGCGCCGCGCTCGATGCGCCCTCGCTCAACCCGGACAGCCAGGCCGAGCTGATGCGTTCGCTCCGGCGCTCGGGTCTCGTGGTCACCTCGACGCGCTCGTGGGAACTGAAGAAGATCGACCATCCGGTCATCCGGCCGCTCCTCGAGTACAAGAAGCTCTCGCGCCTGGCGAGCGCCAACGGCTGGACGTGGATGGACAGCTGGATCCGCGACGGTCGATTCCATCCCGACTACATTCCCGGCGGGGTGGTCACGGGGCGCTGGGCGACGCGGGGCGGCGGAGCCCTCCAGCTCCCGCGCCAGGTGCGTGGGGCGGTGGTCGCCGACGCGGGCTGGAAACTGGTTGTCGCCGACGCTGCACAGCTCGAGCCGCGCATCCTGACCGGGATGTCCGCCGACACCGCGATGGCCGCCGCAGGTCGGGGAAAAGACCTCTACGAAGGGATCGTCGCCTCCGGCGCAGTCGACGAACGGGCGCACGCGAAGGTGGCGATGCTCGGTGCGATGTACGGGGCGACGACGGGGGAGAGCGGTCGACTGATGCCGCGGCTCGCTCGCGCATTCCCGCGGGCGATCCGCCTCGTCGAAGATGCTGCGCGGGCCGGAGAACGCGGCGATGTGGTCACGTCCCGCCTCGGTCGGAGCTCGCCGCGCCCGGGGGCCGCCTGGCTCCAGACGCAGGGCAGCGCCTCCGCCCCGGATTCGACCGAGGCCGACGAGCGCCGTGCGCGAAGCCAGGCTCGGGACTGGGGACGCTTCACCCGCAACTTCGTCGTGCAGGCCAGCGCGGCCGAATGGGCGTTGTGCTGGATGGCCGAACTGCGCAAGCGACTCGGTGCGATGACGCCGCCGGGTGCCCGGATGGAGGAAGGGCCGCATCTGGTGTACTTCCTGCACGATGAGGTGATCGTGCATGCGCCGGACGACGTCGCCGAAGCGGTTGCCATTACGGTCGCGGAGGCCGCGCGTGAGGCCGGCAGGCTGCTGTTCGGAACGTTTCCGGTCGAGTTCCCGGTCACAACGGCCGTGGTCGACACCTACGCTGAAGCGAAGTAGCAATAAACCTGTGTCGAATCTGGTTAGGGCAGAAGACGTGAAAGAGGATGGACACCATGACTGAGACCGCTACCGCATCGGCCGACCCCCGCGAGGTGCTCGCGACCTATCACCGACGCCGTGAACAGGCCGTGACAGCCCCCAAGGGCAACCTGGCGCTCGTGAACACGCAGTGGATCACCGGAGACCCTGAAGCCCCCGCGCAGACCGTGTGGGGCGTGCCTGGGCTCTGGTCGCCACTTCCGGCCGGGCAGTCCGGGCTGAAGCTCACGGCGACCGCCGATGACGGCATCACGGTCGACGGCGAACTGGTCGACGGCGACGTCGTGGTGCGCGGCAAGGATGACCCGAACCCGGGTGACATCGTCTTCAGTGACACGGTGACCGGATTCGTGATCGCCAGTGAGGAAGGCGAATACGCGCTGCGGGTCTGGGATGCGAACTCGGAAGACATTCAGGCGTTCGGATCGATCGACGTCTTCGACTACAACCCGGATTGGGTGATCCAGGCCAGCTTCACGCCCATCGACGGCGGAATGACGGTCGGCTTCGAGCACCTCAAAGACGACGGCAAGACGCGGGACATGGTCATCCCCGGCGAGATCCGCTTCGAGAAAGACGGAGTCGGGTACAACCTCGCCGCCTTCAAGGCCGGGCGGGCCCTGCAGCTGGTCTTCTCCGACGCCACGAACGGGGACTCGACCTATTCCGTCGGGCGATTCCTGTTTCTCGCTCCCCACCCCGACGGCACAGTGACCCTGGACTTCAACCTTGCGGTCCTGCCGCCGTGTGCCTTCAGCTACAACTTCAACTGCCCGCTGCCGCCCAAACAGAACCGTTTCTCGGTCAAGATCGAAGCGGGCGAGAAGAACGTGCTCACGAAGTCGGGTGAGCTGCTGCACTGAGCGCGGATCAGTTCTCCGCGACAGTTTCTCCTGAGGTCTCCGAGATGGGTCGGCGGCCCCGGCGCGGGCGCTCGGTGCTGCGCTCCTGGTGCAGAACCGAGGGGTCGTCGTTGAGGGCTCTCGCGACCTCGTCGAGCCACTCGATCGCCGCCTGAGCGCCGAGGCATGCCGCCCGGTTCGCCGCCAGCACTGCGCGCGTGTCCGCATCGTGGTCGAGTTCGCGAATCTTCTCGGTGAAGGAACGTCGGTAGTCGGCGACCACCCGGAGCGCATCCGCTTCGGCGACGGACGCAGCGACCAGTACCTGGTCCTGCATCTCATCCCA
It encodes the following:
- a CDS encoding lysozyme; translated protein: MRPLLRTAVTGMAVLAVVAGVATGVMQPASASPESTPTPSVAPTPTLAPVPDATPAPTATPTSPPAPAPSPTASPSTAPAVPQADPVTADPSLATMNAAGNHSMGSTVEQFEGAPAPKASARMAAPLAATAAAGTPPGVPGLDVSGWQVLNSANWATIRANGARFAYVKATEATDYTSSQFSEQYNDSYAAGLAHGAYHFATPNTSSGAAQANWFMAHGGAGTNDGRTMPPLLDIEYNPYGATCYGLSQAAMVSWIHDFINTIHARIGRWAAIYSTTNWWSACTGNSNQFAANPLFIARYPNSISDGAGTLPASWSSYTLWQYADSGVFPGDQDVFNGSGAGLTAYALGSSLVRTVSNASVYLISGSNKYPVPSAGVLTALSPMGKVAYVSQAFLDTLATQQVVTRILRSPGGTIYFVDSGLKLPFNSCAQVADYGGSCDTSGYAQVSDGQIASYVTGAAVGPVINTISAGSYYISGGKRHQILDSASLTAAAVPASPANRLSNESVAYLPFGAPIARDSVYVAQTGTSAYYLLAGGLKHAVDPGTVALAGSAARTAGSLQAGSLAVIPSSSAPFTGVMQVSGNPTISVLGTGGAYTWAQGVGGAAFGPVTVSQAFLNSYAAKGSIAPGSAIKSAADATVYLTMPTQVLPVGAWDSLIALSGGKTPTIVTIPQKVIASLKFGPVALTAGALVRTPQDATVYLVNGVTNKVAFSDLVYPNQAGITKLTFTTQTRLDAYPTGPARLVFGITCGSQSYVSAAGSVHAIGASLLPLYPITFVPLDTFTCALLHKGTAATSFIRTPNGSIYYLDAGKKRPITSLARFQQLSGGKGYLNVTQKFANLIPTGAKA
- a CDS encoding DUF4232 domain-containing protein, which produces MSELDSTSGEPGNKKPGTRGKTIAIVILSVAAAALIGIVIWLVATANATPTPTPSPTPSPTPSVTPTPSPTPTPTSTSGAGACTVSTLTISLGETQGAAGSRYVPIVFTNKGTAACTLNGYPAVAFVGQGNGTQIGPPADNDPTTTPSTQTVQPGQAVTAQLRVAIAQNFAGCTAVTPDGFRIAPPGSTGSAFVPMTTLQACNNPDIHLLTVQAIVPAS
- a CDS encoding aminoglycoside phosphotransferase family protein, which translates into the protein MADRAPTIDAALVEQLVAAQFPQWAGLAVRPVEFDGWDNRTFRLGDRLSVRLPSAPGYIPQVEKEHRWLPALAPLLPLRIPEPIGLGRASASFPWPWSVYGWIDGQVADRAPISDRIRFAADLAAFLLALSDIDPTDGPEPGEHNFFRGGPLEVYDDETRRAVSALGDRVDGRAALRVWDAALDATFTAPPVWFHGDVSAGNLLVRDGVLRAVIDFGTCGVGDPSCDLAITWTMFDGGSREVFRRSIARDSDTWARGRGWTLWKALIVAAGHAGTNSPGIGRSLRVIDDVIEDFTRFAE
- a CDS encoding NUDIX domain-containing protein — its product is MSPTSSVRSAGILLYRRTADDGLEVWIAHMGGPYWAGKDDRAWSIPKGLVDDGDDGDELRTARREFLEEIGVPAPDASYEKLGEFRQSSGKTVIAFAAETDFAADAIVSNTFSLEWPPRSGRMKEFPEIDDARWFPLEIARDKVVAGQVAMLDALAEDVRVGYSSGGDG
- a CDS encoding potassium channel family protein — translated: MTQARWQQLTEWPLAIVAAIFLATYAWEVIADLQGPEAMAAEVIIWTTWGVFLLDYFVNLSLARERWRWFYTHLFDLAIVVLPMLRPLRLLRLVTILAVLQKTAGRAFRGRVSIYVAGAASLLVFTAALAVLDSERHAPGATITTFGDALWWAFVTITTVGYGDFTPVTETGRFIAVGLMVGGIAMLGVVTATLASWIVERVALTEDHARTATRGQIRELSAQIEQLQEMLEKRSA
- a CDS encoding NUDIX hydrolase, yielding MNSGDAWVEGPNGERYWGRFGAAGLLVLDRYRGVLLQHRAEWSHHGGTWGLPGGARHEGETAVEGALREAAEEADVPPGALQLLFTSVLDLGFWSYTTVVVAATAPFEPRIVDVESIELRWVPVGEVNALPLHPGFGAAWPELRARIASLSD
- a CDS encoding bifunctional 3'-5' exonuclease/DNA polymerase; this encodes MHIVLARLAPERALAVELDDGGVELGSHEIGADGLGGFVREAETRRPRWVWNDTRTWYPGLLAHGVRVDRCVDLALSHRILRLSTLSARSALALAPPSEWDALPALDEAAAVATALFDLESDLAEPDLVPDRSSTLTEFRLQQDAVAASPEPGRLRLLLAAESAGALIAAEMQYAGLPWRSDRHDALLSEMLGPRPIPGARPAKLEALAGEVRAALDAPSLNPDSQAELMRSLRRSGLVVTSTRSWELKKIDHPVIRPLLEYKKLSRLASANGWTWMDSWIRDGRFHPDYIPGGVVTGRWATRGGGALQLPRQVRGAVVADAGWKLVVADAAQLEPRILTGMSADTAMAAAGRGKDLYEGIVASGAVDERAHAKVAMLGAMYGATTGESGRLMPRLARAFPRAIRLVEDAARAGERGDVVTSRLGRSSPRPGAAWLQTQGSASAPDSTEADERRARSQARDWGRFTRNFVVQASAAEWALCWMAELRKRLGAMTPPGARMEEGPHLVYFLHDEVIVHAPDDVAEAVAITVAEAAREAGRLLFGTFPVEFPVTTAVVDTYAEAK
- a CDS encoding DUF1684 domain-containing protein, with the protein product MTETATASADPREVLATYHRRREQAVTAPKGNLALVNTQWITGDPEAPAQTVWGVPGLWSPLPAGQSGLKLTATADDGITVDGELVDGDVVVRGKDDPNPGDIVFSDTVTGFVIASEEGEYALRVWDANSEDIQAFGSIDVFDYNPDWVIQASFTPIDGGMTVGFEHLKDDGKTRDMVIPGEIRFEKDGVGYNLAAFKAGRALQLVFSDATNGDSTYSVGRFLFLAPHPDGTVTLDFNLAVLPPCAFSYNFNCPLPPKQNRFSVKIEAGEKNVLTKSGELLH
- a CDS encoding PadR family transcriptional regulator; its protein translation is MSVQNAFLALLSLGPAYGSQLQAEFLARAAHRRQLNAGQVYSTLDRLTDQGLVESAGATDDGLPLYALTDAGREQALTWLTHGPADARPDWDEMQDQVLVAASVAEADALRVVADYRRSFTEKIRELDHDADTRAVLAANRAACLGAQAAIEWLDEVARALNDDPSVLHQERSTERPRRGRRPISETSGETVAEN